A stretch of Podospora bellae-mahoneyi strain CBS 112042 chromosome 5, whole genome shotgun sequence DNA encodes these proteins:
- the RAD54 gene encoding DNA-dependent ATPase protein rad54 (EggNog:ENOG503NVQF; COG:L): MATRCLKSTLLPIRAKLSNTGTFLAAYIKTVSSQSLRLLIPNTTAANKENVGAPRSKFPTPQSLDRLRTPFKCPGSATRTVATDRPARKKRRIDYKGTDGDVGPDADKPYTNADRLALANRDANKFPVFQPKDKTTVFRKAFSVPLLNKDSAAYNPNRPPPTLGLRQGAVFVAKPLHDPSGEFAIVLYDPTVDDKPKDAPKPEEKVEEEKIVEPLEHKSLAEILGIKKKVVGEHPRVPVVIDPKLAKILRPHQIEGVKFMYKCVTGMVDEKAHGCIMADEMGLGKTLQCITLLWTLLKQSADAGKTTIQKAIVACPASLVRNWANELVKWLGPDATTPFAIDGKASKEELTRQLRQWAIATGRAVTRPIIIVSYETLRLNCEELRNTEIGLILCDEGHRLKNNDNKLFTALNGLNVKRRVILSGTPIQNDLSEYFSLISFANPDLLGTHLEFRKRFEIPILRGRDSMASEAERKRGDECLAELATIVNKFVIRRTNDLLSKYLPIKYEHVVFCNLAPFQLDLYNYFLTSPDIQALLRGKGSQPLKAIGILKNLCNHPDLLKLPDDLPGSEQHYPDDYVPRDSRGRDRDIKPWYSGKMQVLDRMLARIRADTNDKIVLISNYTQTLDLFEKLCRSRAYPCLRLDGKMLVNKRQKLVDKFNDPNGDEFVFLLSSKAGGCGLNLIGANRLVLFDPDWNPAADQQALARVWRDGQKKDCFVYRFIATGTIEEKIFQRQSHKQSLSSCVVDSAEDVERHFSLDSLRELFQYRPDTKSDTHDTFKCKRCKPDGKQFIKAPAMLYGDTSTWNHFVNEGLKGIQDLLLRQEMGEREVSAVFQYISH; encoded by the exons ATGGCGACGCGCTGCCTAAAGTCAACATTATTACCAATCCGCGCCAAACTTTCCAACACTGGCACGTTTCTCGCCGCCTACATCAAAACCGTTTCCTCCCAGAGCTTGCGCCTTTT GAtaccaaacaccaccgccgcgaACAAGGAGAACGTCGGTGCTCCCCGAAGCAAATTCCCCACACCACAATCACTCGACCGCCTCCGGACGCCGTTCAAATGCCCAGGGTCGGCCACTCGCACCGTTGCTACCGACCGCCCGGCTCGCAAGAAGCGGAGAATCGACTACAAGGGCACAGATGGAGACGTTGGTCCGGATGCCGACAAGCCCTACACAAATGCCGACCGGCTAGCCCTGGCGAATCGCGACGCCAACAAGTTCCCAGTATTCCAGCCAAAAGACAAGACCACAGTGTTTCGCAAAGCCTTTTCGGTTCCTCTCCTGAACAAAGATAGCGCTGCCTACAACCCCAAtcgccctccaccaacactTGGCTTAAGACAAGGAGCTGTATTTGTCGCAAAGCCTCTGCACGATCCAAGTGGCGAGTTCGCCATTGTCCTGTATGATCCAACAGTTGACGACAAGCCAAAGGATGCGCCTAAGCCAGAGGAAAAggtcgaggaagaaaagatcGTTGAGCCCTTAGAGCACAAGAGTCTCGCCGAGATCTTGgggatcaagaagaaggttgttggAGAGCACCCAAGGGTACCGGTGGTCATCGATCCAAAGCTTGCCAAGATTCTCCGCCCACATCAGATTGAAGGTGTCAAGTTTATGTACAAGTGTGTGACGGGCATGGTGGATGAAAAGGCACATGGGTGCATCATGGCCGATGAAATGGGTCTTGGCAAAACGCTACAATGCATCACACTGCTGTGGACACTGCTCAAGCAGTCTGCTGATGCTGGCAAGACAACAATCCAGAAAGCTATTGTTGCCTGCCCAGCAAGTCTGGTGCGCAACTGGGCCAACGAGTTGGTCAAGTGGCTGGGTCCGGATGCTACGACGCCTTTCGCTATTGACGGCAAGGCTTCAAAAGAGGAACTGACCCGACAGCTTCGCCAGTGGGCCATTGCAACCGGACGAGCCGTCACGagacccatcatcatcgtctcATATGAGACCCTCCGTCTGAACTGCGAAGAGCTCAGAAACACAGAGATCGGACTGATTCTCTGCGACGAAGGTCACCGTCTGAagaacaacgacaacaagtTATTCACTGCCCTGAACGGCCTCAATGTCAAGCGTCGTGTCATTCTCTCTGGTACACCCATTCAAAACGATTTGTCCGAGTACTTTTCACTCATCAGCTTCGCCAACCCGGATCTATTGGGTACACACCTCGAGTTCCGCAAACGCTTCGAGATTCCCATTCTCCGTGGCCGTGATTCCATGGCCTCTGAGGCTGAGAGGAAACGCGGTGATGAATGTCTTGCCGAGCTGGCCACCATCGTCAACAAGTTTGTCATTCGCCGTACCAATGATCTGCTGTCCAAGTACTTGCCCATCAAGTACGAGCACGTCGTCTTCTGCAACCTGGCCCCCTTCCAGCTCGACCTCTACAACTACTTCCTCACCTCGCCAGACATCCAAGCCCTTCTCCGTGGCAAAGGCTCACAGCCACTCAAGGCCATTGGTATTCTCAAGAACCTATGCAATCACCCAGATCTTCTCAAGCTCCCCGATGATCTGCCCGGCTCTGAACAACATTACCCCGATGACTATGTCCCCAGGGACTCTCGTGGCCGCGATCGCGACATCAAGCCATGGTACTCGGGCAAGATGCAAGTCCTCGACCGTATGCTGGCCCGCATCCGCGCCGACACAAACGACAAGATTGTCCTCATCAGCAATTACACCCAAACCCTCGACCTCTTCGAGAAGCTCTGCCGCAGCCGCGCCTACCCCTGCCTCCGTCTCGACGGTAAAATGCTGGTTAACAAGCGCCAGAAGCTCGTCGACAAGTTCAACGACCCCAACGGCGACGAATTCGTCTTCCTTCTTTCCAGTAAGGCAGGTGGCTGCGGTCTCAACCTCATCGGCGCCAATcgcctcgtcctcttcgACCCCGATTGGAACCCTGCCGCTGATCAGCAAGCTCTCGCTCGTGTCTGGCGTGATGGCCAGAAAAAGGATTGTTTCGTCTACCGATTCATTGCCACGGGAACAATCGAGGAAAAGATCTTTCAGCGTCAGTCGCACAAGCAGAGTTTGAGTTCATGTGTGGTGGATTCggcggaggatgtggagaggCATTTTAGCTTGGACAGCTTGAGGGAGCTGTTCCAGTATCGGCCTGATACGAAGAGCGATACGCATGACACGTTCAAGTGCAAGAGGTGCAAGCCAGATGGGAAGCAGTTTATCAAGGCGCCGGCCATGTTGTATGGTGATACGAGTACGTGGAATCATTTTGTGaatgaggggttgaaggggataCAAGATTTGCTGCTGAGgcaggagatgggggagagggaggtgagtgCGGTGTTTCAGTACATTTCTCATTAA
- a CDS encoding hypothetical protein (EggNog:ENOG503NUNN; COG:S), with protein sequence MCYAHDLNPTPQDMGSTPSPSTSFGYPTSSPSLLVNTPSSLQQPSNLTTPYRPPSAYPGLIPTPPVDIPLCSIFIFLLLLPIPLNLTLHHLSLYRHRHPGISTRPLIPIFLSVFCLLRILALSLRIAWSVHPSNLRLETAAVVLSMAGIILLYIANLIITRRWVRDYAIFGYRTLVKGFFRFWAAVVIICLVMAVVVSVNCYFTHDGVILRECRNVLLVAVAVLTFVAFIPVLTVGVVMVGDLEDHEVIDGEYSRFRSRSGLLAVTALLLTLEAGFRLGVMFDPRPWGEERWYHSRAAYYCLGYVLEVVVVWLLTGGRVWGGFRTGEVYKGHWPGGGRPRVERWAEWVNTEGEVYGERG encoded by the exons ATGTGCTACGCCCACGACCTCAACCCTACCCCTCAAGACATGGgctcaaccccatcaccctcaacatcctTCGGCTACCctacctcatcaccatccctcctcgtcaacacCCCATCCAGCCTTCAACAACCT TCCAACTTAACAACCCCCTaccgccccccctccgcctaCCCAGGCCTAATCCCCACACCCCCAGTCGACATCCCCCTCtgctccatcttcatcttcctcctcctcctccccatccccctcaacctaaccctccaccatctctccctctaccgccaccgccaccccgGCATCTCCACCCGCCCCCTCATCCCAATCTTCCTCTCCGtcttctgcctcctccgGATCCTAGCCCTCTCCTTAAGAATAGCCTGGTCcgtccacccctccaacctccgcCTCGAAACCGCTGCCGTGGTCCTCTCCATGGCCGGTATCATCCTCCTCTATATCGCCAACCTAATCATAACCCGTCGCTGGGTGCGCGATTACGCCATTTTCGGTTATCGCACCCTGGTCAAGGGTTTTTTCCGGTTCTGGGCAGCGGTTGTTATTATTTGTCTCGtcatggcggtggtggtgagcgttAATTGTTATTTTACTCACGATGGGGTTATACTTCGGGAATGTAGGAACGTGCTTCTTGTTGCGGTTGCGGTGTTGACTTTTGTAGCTTTTATACCTGTTTTGACGgtcggggtggtgatggtgggggatttggaggatCATGAGGTGATTGATGGGGAGTACTCCCGTTTTAGGTCGAGGAGTGGGTTGCTTGCGGTGACGGCattgttgttgacgttggAGGCGGGGTTtaggttgggggtgatgtttGATCCGAGGCcgtggggggaggagaggtggtaTCATTCGAGGGCGGCGTATTATTGCTTGGGGTATGTacttgaggtggtggtggtttggttgttgaCTGGGGGGCGGGTTTGGGGCGGGTTTaggacgggggaggtgtaTAAGGGGCATTGgccggggggtgggaggccgagggtggagaggtgggcTGAGTGGGTTAATactgagggggaggtttatggggagagggggtag